Within the Musa acuminata AAA Group cultivar baxijiao chromosome BXJ2-9, Cavendish_Baxijiao_AAA, whole genome shotgun sequence genome, the region TGTTAGTTGGTAGAATGATCTACCTAGATATGGCTTTCCATGATACCAAAACTATGTCATCAATTTTTCTAAAAGAACAAGTTTGTGTCACAGGTCCCATAAGGATAAGATATATGTAAcatgtctttttctttttctgtagaAACTCATTCATATCTGTTATGCAAGTGAGTTCCTTTGAGTTTTAGAGTTTAATCTGATGGCTATTTCTGTGTCTTCTGTGTTTGAGAAACCCAGAGTGCAAAGGATGGATATCATTAGTTGTTGTTTACCAAACACATCTTGTGATCAATCCTTTTTCCGTTGTTGGTTATCAAGATTAAAAAATTAGGATATGTTGATATTGCCATTTTTTGTAAATTTgagtttttttaatataattttgtgCCAATTGCAGCTGCTATACAATGCTTGAGAAGGAAAAAACTTCATGAGCAAGAAGTTGAGAGGCTTGGGAACTACCAATTGCGGATTCATGATCAGGTTTCTTTTAGTTAAAGATGGATTTCACTGAGGTTGTGCCTCAGAATCAAGTAGTTAACTTTGGGGTTTGGTTATTTCTCAGATTATATTGTTGGAAGGTGCAAAATCTACAACAGAGACTGTTGATGCATTAAGAACTGGAGCAGCAGCTATGAAGGCTATGCTGAAAGATACGTGAGTAGGTCATTTTGAAGTTCAACTGGACATTGCATATGGTTTTTCCCTGGACTTTTGTCTCATTCATTATTGCTTTGGTGGATAGGAGCATGTCTTATCTGTGCTGTTAGGGTTGCACAAAACAAATTAATAATTGAACTATCACCTCTACTGAATTGTTGAGCTTGCGCACATGCTGTATGATGGAATGTCCAACTCgtgaatcatgtttaatttggtcATTCCTTGTCCTCTGAACTGAATCTTGTAATTCTTATATGTTGTCTTTTAGAAGAGATATGTGACTAATTGATTCTGCTTTCTGTTACAGTAATATTGATGATGTGGATAAGACaatggatgaaatcaatgagCAGACACAGGAAATGAAACAAATTCAGGAAGCTTTGTCTGCTCCTATTGGAGCAGCAGCTGATTTTGATGAAGTATTAATCCTTAGAACTATTTCCATTTTCTTCTTGATAGCTGTTTTCCTGCATGTTGATTGATAAGCCATGTTGAAATTTCAGGATGAATTGGAAGCAGAACTTGAAGAGCTGGAGGCTGATGAACTGGAGGAACAACTACTTCAGCCAGCAACAACTGCTCCTGCTCCTTCGGTGCATGTTCCTGTCCATAGACAACCAACTCAGCCAGATCCACAGAAAACGCCTCCTGAAGAAGAACTTTCAGAATTACAAGCTGAAATGGCCATCTAGAGAGATGGTTTGCTTTTAATCTCTACAATGAATGGCAGAATTGCTACTTGCAGTTCATGATAATACAATTATCGTTGTTGCTGCTGGTCTAGCTGATAGTTACTGGCGGAAATATTTGTAAAGTTCATGATCGAGTATGAGGAGCCTTGTGAGATAATGAACAAACTTCTGTTGTGTTTTGCTTATCTTTCTATTTTTTACTTGATAATGAACAAACTTCTGTTGTGAGATAATGAACAAACTTCTGTTGGTATGACAAATTTTGAGTTGTGTGGGTGTATGTATAAAATCCAAATTTGAATGTACATCCAAATTAATTGTAATTGGT harbors:
- the LOC103998707 gene encoding vacuolar protein sorting-associated protein 32 homolog 2-like isoform X1, yielding MRYRIYHHQGSALTKTPLKINRRKHIMMFSWLFGKRKEQPNTLATLEELNEKLKMLEKREQFLLKKMAAEVEKAKEFTRENNKRAAIQCLRRKKLHEQEVERLGNYQLRIHDQIILLEGAKSTTETVDALRTGAAAMKAMLKDTNIDDVDKTMDEINEQTQEMKQIQEALSAPIGAAADFDEDELEAELEELEADELEEQLLQPATTAPAPSVHVPVHRQPTQPDPQKTPPEEELSELQAEMAI
- the LOC103998707 gene encoding vacuolar protein sorting-associated protein 32 homolog 2-like isoform X2: MMFSWLFGKRKEQPNTLATLEELNEKLKMLEKREQFLLKKMAAEVEKAKEFTRENNKRAAIQCLRRKKLHEQEVERLGNYQLRIHDQIILLEGAKSTTETVDALRTGAAAMKAMLKDTNIDDVDKTMDEINEQTQEMKQIQEALSAPIGAAADFDEDELEAELEELEADELEEQLLQPATTAPAPSVHVPVHRQPTQPDPQKTPPEEELSELQAEMAI